The following are encoded together in the Actinobacillus lignieresii genome:
- the fusA gene encoding elongation factor G, producing MARQTPIERYRNIGISAHIDAGKTTTSERILFYTGVSHKIGEVHDGAATMDWMEQEQEHGITITSAATTAFWSGMSQQYPQHRINVIDTPGHVDFTIEVERSMRVLDGAVMVYCAVGGVQPQSETVWRQANKYKVPRIAFVNKMDRTGANFLRVVEQIKTRLGGNSVALQLPIGAEDSFKGVVDLIKMKAINWNEADQGMTFTYEDIPAEMLDACEEHRAMLVEAAAEASEELMEKFFSGEELTEDEIKAALRQRVLAGEVIPVCCGSAFKNKGVQAMLDAVIDYLPAPTDIPAIKGINEDETEGERHASDDEPFASLAFKIATDPFVGNLTFFRVYSGVINSGDTVYNSVKQKRERFGRIVQMHANKREEIKEVRAGDIAAAIGLKDVGTGDTLCAIDAPIILERMEFPEPVISVAVEPKTKADQEKMGLALGRLAQEDPSFRVHTDEESGETIISGMGELHLDIIVDRMKREFKVEANIGKPQVSYRETIRTRVNDVEGKHAKQSGGRGQYGHVVIDLYPLEPEGPGYEFVNEIKGGVIPGEFIPAVDKGIQEQLKSGPLAGYPVVDVGVRLHFGSYHDVDSSELAFKLAASLAFKSAFGRANPVLLEPIMKVEVETPPDYVGDVIGDLSRRRAMVNGQEANEFVVKINAEVPLSEMFGYATDLRSQTQGRASYSMEPLKYAEAPTSVANAIIEARKAK from the coding sequence ATGGCTCGTCAAACCCCTATTGAAAGATACCGTAATATCGGTATCAGTGCGCACATCGACGCGGGTAAAACAACGACCTCTGAACGTATCCTTTTCTATACAGGTGTAAGCCATAAGATCGGTGAAGTTCACGATGGTGCGGCAACAATGGACTGGATGGAACAGGAACAAGAGCATGGTATTACAATCACTTCTGCTGCAACAACTGCATTCTGGTCAGGTATGTCACAACAGTATCCACAACACCGTATCAACGTTATCGATACTCCAGGACACGTTGACTTTACTATCGAAGTAGAACGTTCAATGCGTGTACTTGATGGTGCGGTAATGGTTTACTGTGCAGTAGGTGGTGTTCAACCACAATCTGAAACTGTATGGCGTCAAGCTAACAAATATAAAGTACCACGTATTGCGTTCGTAAACAAAATGGACCGTACAGGTGCAAACTTCCTACGTGTTGTTGAGCAAATCAAAACCCGCTTAGGTGGTAACTCAGTTGCATTACAACTTCCAATCGGTGCAGAAGACAGCTTCAAAGGTGTAGTTGATTTAATCAAAATGAAAGCAATCAACTGGAACGAAGCCGACCAAGGTATGACCTTCACTTACGAAGATATTCCGGCAGAGATGCTTGATGCTTGTGAAGAACACCGTGCGATGCTTGTTGAAGCAGCAGCTGAAGCGTCTGAAGAATTAATGGAAAAATTCTTCTCTGGTGAAGAATTAACTGAAGATGAAATCAAAGCAGCGTTACGTCAACGCGTATTAGCAGGTGAAGTAATCCCTGTATGCTGTGGTTCTGCATTCAAAAACAAAGGTGTACAAGCAATGCTTGATGCGGTAATTGATTACTTACCGGCACCAACTGATATTCCTGCAATTAAAGGTATCAATGAAGATGAGACTGAAGGCGAGCGTCACGCAAGCGATGATGAGCCATTTGCTTCATTAGCATTCAAAATTGCAACAGACCCATTCGTAGGTAACTTAACCTTCTTCCGTGTTTACTCAGGTGTAATCAACTCTGGTGATACAGTTTACAACTCAGTAAAACAAAAACGTGAACGTTTTGGTCGTATCGTACAGATGCACGCAAACAAACGTGAAGAGATCAAAGAAGTTCGTGCGGGCGATATCGCTGCGGCAATCGGCTTAAAAGATGTTGGTACAGGTGACACATTATGTGCAATCGACGCACCAATCATCCTTGAGCGTATGGAATTCCCTGAGCCGGTAATCTCTGTTGCGGTTGAGCCAAAAACTAAAGCTGACCAAGAGAAAATGGGCTTAGCTTTAGGTCGTTTAGCACAAGAAGACCCTTCATTCCGTGTTCACACAGATGAAGAATCTGGCGAAACGATCATTTCAGGTATGGGTGAGTTACACTTAGACATCATCGTTGACCGTATGAAACGTGAGTTCAAAGTAGAAGCGAATATCGGTAAACCACAAGTATCTTACCGTGAAACTATCCGCACTCGTGTTAACGATGTTGAAGGTAAACACGCAAAACAATCTGGTGGTCGCGGTCAGTACGGTCACGTTGTTATCGACTTATACCCATTAGAGCCGGAAGGTCCTGGTTACGAATTCGTGAACGAGATCAAAGGTGGTGTAATTCCTGGCGAATTTATCCCTGCGGTTGATAAAGGTATCCAAGAACAACTTAAATCAGGTCCGTTAGCGGGTTATCCGGTAGTTGATGTCGGTGTACGTTTACACTTCGGTTCATACCATGATGTTGACTCGTCAGAATTAGCGTTTAAACTTGCTGCATCATTAGCGTTTAAATCAGCGTTCGGTCGTGCAAACCCTGTATTACTTGAGCCAATCATGAAAGTTGAAGTGGAAACTCCACCAGACTACGTGGGTGATGTAATCGGTGACTTAAGCCGTCGTCGTGCGATGGTTAACGGTCAAGAAGCGAATGAGTTCGTTGTTAAGATCAATGCGGAAGTACCGTTATCAGAAATGTTCGGTTATGCAACAGACTTACGTTCACAAACTCAAGGTCGTGCATCTTACTCAATGGAACCATTAAAATACGCTGAAGCACCGACAAGCGTTGCTAATGCAATTATTGAAGCTCGTAAAGCTAAATAA
- a CDS encoding rhodanese-like domain-containing protein — MDLTFTQQLQQFIAAHPILIFAWVALVVAVLFNFYKGVTSKYKIVENAQATQLVNKEEGIFLDLRSEDEFRAGHIVESHHILPSEIKANNVHPIEKYKDRPVILVDSNGFSAGSSADLLAKQGFAKVYVLKEGILGWKAANLPTVKKHK, encoded by the coding sequence ATGGATTTAACATTTACTCAACAGCTCCAGCAATTTATTGCGGCTCATCCTATTTTAATTTTTGCATGGGTTGCTTTAGTCGTTGCGGTTTTATTTAATTTTTATAAAGGCGTAACCAGCAAATATAAAATCGTTGAAAACGCCCAAGCGACGCAATTAGTCAATAAAGAAGAAGGTATTTTCCTCGATCTACGTTCGGAAGATGAATTCCGTGCAGGTCATATCGTTGAAAGTCACCATATTCTTCCAAGTGAAATCAAAGCAAATAATGTCCACCCGATCGAGAAGTATAAAGATCGTCCAGTTATCTTAGTCGATAGCAACGGTTTCTCCGCTGGCTCAAGTGCGGATTTACTTGCCAAACAAGGTTTCGCTAAAGTATATGTATTAAAAGAAGGTATTTTAGGCTGGAAAGCCGCTAATCTTCCGACGGTTAAAAAACATAAATAA
- the secB gene encoding protein-export chaperone SecB: protein MAEENQVAAQEEAQTPFELQIQRIYIKDVSFEAPNLPTIFHQEWKPQLGFELDTETKQLDEDLYEVVLHINVSTTLEDSGDTAFICEVKQAGVFTIKGLEGIQLAHCLASQCPNVLYPYARELIASLVNRGTFPALNLSPVNFDALFMDYLQRQEAEQNAEAPAVN, encoded by the coding sequence ATGGCTGAAGAAAACCAAGTTGCCGCTCAAGAAGAAGCTCAAACTCCGTTCGAACTTCAAATTCAGCGCATCTATATCAAAGACGTTTCATTCGAAGCTCCGAATCTACCGACAATTTTCCATCAAGAGTGGAAACCTCAGTTAGGTTTTGAACTTGATACGGAAACCAAACAGTTAGATGAAGATCTTTATGAGGTGGTATTGCACATCAATGTTTCGACTACATTAGAAGATAGCGGCGATACCGCTTTCATCTGTGAAGTGAAACAAGCGGGCGTGTTCACGATTAAAGGCTTAGAAGGCATTCAATTGGCACACTGTCTAGCGTCACAATGCCCGAACGTGCTTTATCCTTACGCACGTGAATTAATTGCAAGCCTAGTTAATCGCGGTACCTTCCCTGCGTTAAATTTATCACCGGTAAACTTCGATGCGTTGTTTATGGATTACTTACAACGTCAAGAAGCGGAACAAAACGCGGAAGCACCTGCAGTAAACTAA
- the lysM gene encoding peptidoglycan-binding protein LysM gives MGLFDFAANIGKKLFNKEEEASQAVTEHLNEDNPGVENVQVTVENGVANLTGIAATAAAVEKAVLMAGNIEGISEVKIDGVQIANGEALAGDDEFYVIQKGDTLWEIATKAYGNGAKYKAIVEANKEVIKDENKIFPGQKIRIPKGL, from the coding sequence ATGGGTTTATTTGATTTTGCAGCCAATATCGGCAAAAAACTTTTCAATAAAGAAGAAGAAGCGTCACAAGCGGTAACCGAACACTTAAACGAAGATAATCCGGGTGTCGAGAACGTTCAAGTTACCGTTGAAAACGGTGTGGCGAACTTAACCGGTATTGCGGCTACGGCGGCAGCGGTAGAAAAAGCGGTATTAATGGCAGGTAACATCGAAGGTATTTCGGAAGTGAAAATCGACGGTGTTCAAATTGCGAACGGCGAAGCGCTTGCCGGTGACGATGAGTTCTACGTGATTCAAAAAGGCGATACTTTATGGGAAATCGCAACCAAAGCGTACGGTAACGGTGCAAAATATAAAGCGATCGTTGAAGCGAACAAAGAAGTAATCAAAGACGAAAATAAAATCTTCCCGGGTCAAAAAATCCGTATTCCTAAAGGTTTATAA
- the tuf gene encoding elongation factor Tu: MSKEKFERTKPHVNVGTIGHVDHGKTTLTAAITTVLSKHFGGAARAFDQIDNAPEEKARGITINTSHVEYDTETRHYAHVDCPGHADYVKNMITGAAQMDGAILVVAATDGPMPQTREHILLGRQVGVPYIIVFLNKCDMVDDEELLELVEMEVRELLSQYDFPGDDTPIVRGSALQALNGVPEWEEKILELAHHLDTYIPEPERAIDKPFLLPIEDVFSISGRGTVVTGRVERGIIKSGEEVEIVGIKETTKTTVTGVEMFRKLLDEGRAGENVGALLRGTKREEIERGQVLAKPGTITPHTDFESEVYVLSKEEGGRHTPFFKGYRPQFYFRTTDVTGTIELPEGVEMVMPGDNIKMTVSLIHPIAMDEGLRFAIREGGRTVGAGVVAKIIK; encoded by the coding sequence GTGTCTAAAGAAAAATTTGAACGTACAAAACCGCACGTTAACGTGGGTACAATCGGCCACGTTGACCATGGTAAAACAACTTTAACAGCAGCAATCACTACCGTATTATCAAAACACTTCGGTGGTGCGGCTCGTGCATTCGACCAAATCGATAATGCACCGGAAGAAAAAGCACGTGGTATCACCATCAACACATCACACGTTGAGTACGATACAGAAACACGTCACTACGCACACGTTGACTGCCCGGGACACGCGGACTATGTTAAAAACATGATTACCGGTGCGGCGCAAATGGACGGTGCAATCTTAGTAGTAGCAGCGACAGACGGTCCGATGCCACAAACTCGTGAGCACATCTTATTAGGTCGCCAAGTAGGCGTACCATACATCATCGTATTCTTAAACAAATGCGACATGGTAGATGACGAAGAGTTATTAGAATTAGTAGAAATGGAAGTGCGTGAACTTCTTTCTCAATACGATTTCCCGGGTGATGACACACCAATCGTACGTGGTTCAGCGTTACAAGCGTTAAACGGCGTGCCGGAGTGGGAAGAAAAAATTCTTGAGTTAGCACACCACTTAGATACTTATATTCCGGAACCAGAGCGTGCGATTGATAAACCGTTCTTATTACCAATCGAAGACGTATTCTCGATTTCTGGTCGTGGTACAGTAGTAACAGGCCGTGTTGAACGTGGTATCATCAAATCAGGTGAAGAAGTTGAAATCGTAGGTATCAAAGAAACTACGAAAACAACCGTAACCGGTGTTGAGATGTTCCGTAAATTATTAGACGAAGGTCGTGCGGGTGAAAACGTTGGTGCCTTATTACGTGGTACAAAACGTGAAGAAATCGAACGTGGTCAAGTATTAGCGAAACCGGGTACAATCACTCCGCACACAGACTTCGAATCAGAAGTTTACGTATTATCAAAAGAAGAAGGTGGTCGTCATACTCCATTCTTCAAAGGTTACCGTCCACAGTTCTACTTCCGTACAACGGACGTAACAGGTACAATCGAGTTACCGGAAGGTGTTGAGATGGTAATGCCGGGCGACAACATCAAAATGACAGTGAGCTTAATTCACCCAATCGCGATGGACGAAGGTTTACGTTTTGCGATTCGTGAAGGTGGTCGTACAGTAGGTGCGGGCGTTGTAGCGAAAATCATCAAATAA
- the tig gene encoding trigger factor codes for MSISIETLEGLQRRVTITVAADKIEAAYKEQLKGYAKNARVDGFRKGKVPHAIIEQRFGLAARQDVLSDEMQRAFFDAVIAEKINLAGRPTLTPNNYQPGQEFSFTATFEVFPEVELKGLENIEVEKPVVEITEADLDKMIDVLRKQQATWAESQEAAQAEDRVVIDFVGSVDGEEFEGGKATDFTLAMGQGRMIPGFEEGIVGHKAGEQFDIDVTFPEEYHAENLKGKAAKFAITLKKVENIVLPELTEEFVKKFGAAKTVEELRAEIKKNMQRELKNAVTARVKNQVINGLIAQNDIEVPAAAVAEEVDVLRRQAVQRFGGKPEMAAQLPAELFEADAKRRVQVGLLLSTVIGTNELKVDEKRVEETIAEIASAYEQPAEVVAHYAKNRQLTENIRNVVLEEQAVEVVLAKAKVTEKAASFDEVMAQQAQG; via the coding sequence ATGTCAATTTCTATTGAAACTTTAGAAGGCTTACAACGCCGTGTAACGATTACCGTAGCTGCAGACAAAATCGAAGCGGCTTATAAAGAACAATTAAAAGGCTATGCGAAAAACGCTCGTGTAGACGGTTTCCGTAAAGGTAAAGTGCCGCACGCAATTATCGAACAACGTTTCGGTTTAGCGGCTCGCCAAGACGTATTATCCGATGAAATGCAACGTGCGTTCTTTGATGCGGTAATCGCAGAGAAAATCAACCTTGCAGGTCGTCCTACCCTCACACCGAACAACTACCAACCGGGTCAAGAATTCAGCTTCACAGCAACGTTTGAAGTATTCCCGGAAGTTGAATTAAAAGGTTTGGAAAACATCGAAGTTGAAAAACCGGTTGTAGAAATCACAGAAGCTGATTTAGACAAAATGATCGATGTTTTACGTAAACAACAAGCGACTTGGGCTGAATCTCAAGAAGCTGCGCAAGCGGAAGACCGTGTTGTAATCGACTTCGTCGGTTCTGTTGACGGTGAAGAGTTTGAAGGCGGTAAAGCGACAGACTTCACTTTAGCAATGGGTCAAGGTCGTATGATCCCTGGTTTCGAAGAAGGTATCGTTGGTCACAAAGCGGGCGAACAATTCGATATCGATGTCACTTTCCCTGAAGAATACCACGCTGAAAACTTAAAAGGTAAAGCGGCGAAATTCGCAATCACACTTAAGAAAGTAGAAAACATCGTATTACCTGAATTAACAGAAGAATTCGTGAAAAAATTCGGTGCGGCGAAAACCGTTGAAGAATTACGTGCGGAAATTAAGAAAAATATGCAACGTGAACTTAAAAATGCGGTAACCGCACGCGTTAAAAACCAAGTAATCAACGGCTTAATCGCACAAAACGATATTGAAGTACCGGCTGCAGCGGTAGCGGAAGAAGTGGACGTATTACGTCGTCAAGCAGTTCAACGATTCGGAGGTAAACCGGAAATGGCTGCACAATTACCGGCGGAATTATTCGAAGCGGATGCAAAACGTCGTGTTCAAGTAGGTTTATTACTTTCAACCGTAATCGGTACTAACGAATTAAAAGTTGATGAGAAACGTGTTGAAGAAACGATTGCTGAAATCGCTTCGGCTTACGAACAACCAGCTGAAGTTGTTGCTCACTATGCGAAAAACCGTCAATTAACCGAAAATATCCGTAACGTGGTATTAGAAGAACAAGCGGTTGAAGTAGTGCTTGCGAAAGCGAAAGTAACCGAAAAAGCGGCATCTTTTGACGAAGTAATGGCTCAACAAGCTCAAGGCTAA
- the rfaC gene encoding lipopolysaccharide heptosyltransferase RfaC: MKVLVVKTSSMGDVIHTLPALTDAKNAISNIQFDWAVEENFSEIPHWHSAVDKVIPLAIRRWRKNLCKRQTWLEWQHYLKQLRSKEYDAVIDAQGLIKSAVLVTKQVKGTKYGYDKHSAREGLSSLFYDQAFHIAYRQHAVERIRKLFANALNYPLPDELGDYGIASHFTKKSGNSTAYLLAIHATTRADKHWKEDYWREVIQELSVQGVEVRLPWGNAQEKARAIRLAQANTNVTVLPKLSLTELAEQIAGAKAVLSVDTGLSHLAAALDKPNVILYGATDPKLIGAYGKNQHYLTGHGMANILPYRVLQTLETLITE, translated from the coding sequence ATGAAAGTGTTAGTTGTAAAAACGTCCTCGATGGGGGATGTGATTCATACTTTACCGGCATTAACGGATGCTAAAAATGCGATTTCGAATATCCAATTCGATTGGGCGGTGGAAGAAAATTTTAGTGAAATTCCGCATTGGCATTCGGCGGTAGATAAGGTTATCCCGTTAGCGATTCGCCGTTGGCGTAAGAACCTGTGTAAACGCCAAACTTGGCTGGAATGGCAGCATTATCTAAAGCAACTTCGCTCAAAAGAATATGATGCGGTAATTGATGCGCAAGGCTTGATTAAAAGTGCGGTATTGGTAACCAAGCAGGTAAAGGGAACGAAATACGGTTACGACAAACATTCCGCTCGAGAAGGGCTAAGCAGCCTGTTTTATGATCAAGCGTTTCATATCGCTTACCGACAACACGCTGTAGAACGAATTCGCAAGTTATTTGCCAACGCGCTGAATTATCCGCTTCCCGATGAATTGGGCGATTATGGCATTGCCTCGCATTTTACAAAAAAATCGGGAAATTCAACCGCTTACTTACTTGCGATTCATGCGACAACTCGAGCGGATAAGCATTGGAAAGAAGACTATTGGCGAGAAGTGATTCAAGAATTAAGCGTACAAGGCGTTGAAGTCCGCTTGCCATGGGGAAATGCACAAGAGAAAGCTCGCGCGATACGTTTGGCGCAAGCGAATACCAATGTGACGGTATTACCGAAATTATCACTTACCGAATTAGCCGAGCAAATTGCCGGTGCGAAGGCCGTATTGTCGGTTGATACCGGACTAAGTCACTTAGCGGCGGCATTGGATAAGCCAAACGTAATTTTATACGGTGCAACCGACCCGAAATTAATCGGCGCTTACGGCAAAAATCAGCATTATTTAACCGGACACGGTATGGCGAATATTTTACCTTATCGCGTCTTGCAAACCTTAGAAACATTGATCACGGAATAA
- the rpsG gene encoding 30S ribosomal protein S7, translated as MPRRRSIEPRKILPDPKFGSELLAKFINVLMVDGKKSTAESIIYGALETLAQRTGKEALEAFEAALENVRPTVEVKSRRVGGSTYQVPVEVRPSRRNALAMRWIVEAARKRGDKSMALRLANELSDAADNKGSAVKKREDVHRMAEANKAFAHFRW; from the coding sequence ATGCCACGTCGTCGTAGTATTGAACCACGCAAAATTCTTCCAGATCCGAAGTTCGGTTCAGAATTACTTGCGAAATTTATTAATGTTTTAATGGTAGATGGTAAAAAATCTACAGCAGAATCAATTATTTACGGTGCTTTAGAAACTTTAGCACAACGTACCGGTAAAGAAGCTTTAGAAGCATTCGAAGCAGCGTTAGAAAACGTACGTCCGACAGTAGAGGTTAAATCTCGTCGTGTTGGCGGTTCTACTTACCAAGTACCGGTTGAAGTTCGTCCTTCTCGTCGTAACGCATTAGCGATGCGTTGGATCGTTGAAGCGGCACGTAAACGTGGTGACAAATCAATGGCATTACGTTTAGCTAACGAATTATCAGATGCAGCAGACAACAAAGGTTCAGCAGTGAAGAAACGTGAAGACGTTCACCGTATGGCTGAAGCTAACAAAGCGTTTGCTCACTTCCGTTGGTAA
- a CDS encoding DNA polymerase III subunit chi, producing MKQVKFYLLSQTERENLSAAETMACDLAANAWRLGKRVLIACETEQQALNIDEALWARDPDSFVPHNLSGEVTQYATPIEISWKGKRNAQRRDLLISLQTAVPDFINSFNQIIDFVPANETEKVQARERYKQYRQLGWQLETEQA from the coding sequence ATGAAACAAGTTAAATTTTACCTGTTAAGCCAGACGGAACGGGAAAACCTTTCCGCCGCTGAGACAATGGCGTGTGATTTGGCGGCGAATGCATGGCGTTTGGGTAAACGTGTGCTGATTGCCTGCGAAACCGAACAGCAAGCCTTGAATATCGACGAAGCGTTATGGGCAAGAGATCCGGATTCGTTTGTGCCGCATAATCTTTCCGGCGAAGTCACGCAATACGCTACACCGATAGAAATTTCATGGAAAGGCAAGCGTAATGCACAACGCCGAGATTTATTGATTTCGTTACAAACAGCCGTACCGGATTTTATCAACAGTTTTAATCAGATTATTGACTTCGTACCGGCAAATGAAACGGAAAAAGTACAGGCACGCGAGCGTTACAAACAGTACCGACAATTGGGTTGGCAATTGGAAACGGAACAAGCGTAA
- the rpsL gene encoding 30S ribosomal protein S12 gives MATINQLVRKPRVKKVVKSNVPALEACPQKRGVCTRVYTTTPKKPNSALRKVCRIRLTNGFEVTSYIGGEGHNLQEHSVVLIRGGRVKDLPGVRYHTVRGALDCAGVKDRKQGRSKYGVKRPKA, from the coding sequence ATGGCAACTATCAACCAATTAGTACGCAAACCGCGTGTGAAAAAGGTTGTAAAAAGCAACGTTCCTGCATTAGAGGCTTGCCCGCAGAAACGTGGCGTGTGTACTCGTGTATACACTACTACACCTAAAAAACCGAACTCAGCATTACGTAAAGTGTGCCGTATTCGTTTAACAAATGGCTTTGAAGTAACTTCATACATCGGTGGTGAAGGTCACAACCTTCAAGAACACAGTGTTGTATTAATCCGTGGTGGTCGTGTTAAAGACTTACCGGGTGTTCGTTACCATACTGTACGTGGTGCACTTGACTGTGCAGGCGTTAAAGATCGTAAACAAGGTCGTTCTAAATACGGCGTTAAACGTCCTAAAGCTTAA
- the cysE gene encoding serine O-acetyltransferase → MNESELNQIWKNIREEAQELVENEPMLASFFHATILKHSNLGGSLSYILANKLANPIMPAIALKEIIEEAYQANPQIIASAACDIEAVRTRDPAVDKWTTPLLYLKGYHAIQSYRVTHYLWQQGRKALAIYLQNEISVAFDVDIHPAAKLGCGIMFDHATGIVVGETAVIENDVSILQGVTLGGTGKEHGDRHPKIREGVMIGAGAKILGNIEIGRYSKIGANSVVLQPVPDHATAAGVPARIIGQSSVQKPAFDMNQYFEDIEGTYGDGI, encoded by the coding sequence ATGAACGAAAGTGAACTTAATCAAATTTGGAAAAATATCAGAGAAGAAGCGCAAGAACTAGTAGAAAATGAACCGATGCTTGCCAGCTTTTTCCATGCCACAATTCTAAAACATAGTAATTTAGGCGGATCATTAAGTTATATCTTAGCCAATAAATTGGCTAATCCGATTATGCCGGCAATTGCCTTAAAAGAAATTATTGAAGAGGCTTATCAAGCTAACCCGCAGATTATTGCCAGTGCCGCTTGTGATATTGAAGCGGTTCGTACTCGAGATCCGGCGGTAGATAAATGGACAACGCCTTTACTCTATTTAAAAGGTTATCATGCAATCCAAAGCTATCGTGTTACTCATTACCTTTGGCAACAAGGACGTAAAGCGTTAGCTATTTATTTACAAAATGAAATTTCCGTCGCATTTGACGTGGATATTCATCCGGCGGCTAAACTGGGTTGCGGTATTATGTTTGACCACGCAACGGGTATTGTAGTCGGTGAAACAGCGGTAATTGAAAATGATGTGTCGATTTTACAAGGCGTAACGCTTGGCGGTACCGGTAAAGAACACGGTGATCGCCATCCGAAAATTCGTGAAGGCGTAATGATTGGTGCCGGTGCGAAAATCTTAGGTAATATCGAAATCGGGCGCTATTCAAAAATCGGAGCGAATTCGGTCGTGTTACAGCCTGTGCCTGATCACGCAACCGCTGCAGGCGTACCGGCCCGAATTATCGGACAATCCTCCGTGCAAAAACCGGCTTTTGATATGAACCAATATTTTGAAGATATCGAAGGGACTTATGGGGACGGAATTTAG
- a CDS encoding GNAT family N-acetyltransferase yields MWYCKTFSQLSTRELFEIYKLRTAVFVVEQNCPYQEVDELDLIATHLFAKNNENLTAYCRIIPCKDYIKIGRVLVAKEYRGAGLARELMLQAVEFAEKSVKPIKIQAQSYLQGFYKSLGFTATSGIYLEDNIPHLDMVFN; encoded by the coding sequence ATGTGGTATTGCAAAACCTTTTCACAATTATCTACAAGAGAATTGTTTGAAATTTACAAGTTACGTACCGCCGTGTTTGTAGTGGAACAAAATTGTCCTTATCAGGAAGTGGATGAGTTAGATCTTATTGCCACGCATTTATTTGCAAAGAATAATGAGAATTTGACCGCTTACTGTCGCATAATCCCTTGCAAAGATTATATAAAAATCGGGCGAGTATTGGTGGCAAAAGAATATCGTGGAGCAGGTTTAGCTCGTGAATTGATGTTACAAGCGGTCGAATTTGCCGAGAAATCCGTAAAACCAATCAAAATCCAAGCGCAAAGTTATTTACAAGGATTTTATAAAAGCCTTGGGTTCACAGCGACTTCCGGAATTTATTTAGAAGATAATATTCCTCATCTTGATATGGTTTTTAATTAA
- the gpsA gene encoding NAD(P)H-dependent glycerol-3-phosphate dehydrogenase codes for MSEMYSAPVTVLGAGSYGTALAIALARNGHKTYLWGHQPEKMAILAAERMNNTFLPDIAFPDALEIESDLVQAIAKVRDILIVVPSHVFADVLTQIKPLLNAHHRIMWATKGLERNTGRLLQTVAQEILGNQYPLAVLSGPTFAKELAQGLPTAIALSSNNDRFADEMQQRIHCSKAFRVYLNNDMIGVQLGGAIKNVIAIGAGISDGMGFGANARTALITRGLAEISRLGASLGANSNTFMGMAGLGDLVLTCTDNQSRNRRFGLMLGQGKSTEQAMAEIGQVVEGFYNTKEAYLLAQNQGVEMPIVEQIYQMLFCAKNAHDVATSLLGRERKGE; via the coding sequence ATGAGTGAAATGTATTCGGCGCCCGTTACGGTTTTAGGAGCCGGTTCTTACGGTACAGCTTTAGCAATCGCACTTGCACGTAACGGACATAAAACCTACCTATGGGGACATCAACCTGAAAAAATGGCGATATTAGCGGCTGAGCGTATGAATAACACTTTTTTGCCGGATATTGCTTTTCCCGACGCCTTAGAAATTGAAAGTGATTTGGTTCAAGCTATTGCAAAAGTAAGAGATATTTTAATTGTTGTGCCTAGCCATGTGTTTGCCGACGTATTAACCCAAATAAAGCCGCTACTAAATGCTCATCACCGCATTATGTGGGCAACCAAGGGGTTGGAACGTAATACCGGAAGACTATTACAAACCGTAGCGCAAGAAATTCTTGGCAATCAATATCCGTTAGCGGTACTTTCCGGCCCGACCTTTGCCAAGGAGTTGGCTCAAGGCTTACCGACAGCTATTGCATTGTCCTCAAATAACGACCGATTTGCCGATGAAATGCAACAACGTATCCATTGTTCTAAAGCATTCCGAGTTTATTTAAATAACGATATGATTGGCGTGCAATTAGGCGGTGCGATTAAGAATGTGATCGCAATCGGGGCGGGAATTTCCGACGGTATGGGATTCGGTGCCAATGCAAGAACGGCACTGATTACACGAGGTTTAGCGGAAATCAGTCGTTTAGGCGCATCACTCGGTGCCAATTCGAATACCTTTATGGGTATGGCGGGACTTGGCGATTTAGTACTTACCTGTACTGATAACCAATCACGCAATCGCCGTTTCGGCCTAATGCTCGGACAAGGAAAATCCACCGAACAAGCTATGGCGGAAATCGGGCAAGTGGTAGAAGGCTTCTACAACACGAAAGAGGCATATTTACTGGCGCAAAACCAAGGAGTGGAAATGCCGATTGTCGAACAAATTTACCAGATGTTATTCTGCGCTAAAAACGCACACGATGTTGCTACAAGTCTATTAGGGCGTGAGCGTAAAGGTGAATAA